TgaaaaagatacaaaaaaaaaaactacatttaTTTTGTACCAAAGCCTAAAAATATTGTAGGACAATGCCAAATCCAAAAATAAGGAGGATTAACAAGACACTAGCAATGTTAAGTACACAATTGTTCTGCAAGAACAAATCCATTGAGCAAAGTAATTAGTGGTTTATTACTAGATTTTATATCTTTGTTAGTGATGAGCAcacttcataatttttctttggtaTTTAAGGAGTTGACAATTGGTGCTATATGCCTAGATTTATCTTCCTCTACACAATGATTGTACGTAGACAATCTGGTTGAGCAAATGCAAAACTAACATATGAAAGAACAAATTTCTGTGGTTCAATGAGACATTAGAGCTCCTATGATCaccattgaaattgaaatacatGGATAGAGGATAGAGTATTGAATTCTAGAAAGCATgttaggccctgtttggcaaCAACTCAGTCTTGCAGGATTACGATTTTTGTTACGAGAATCGGTTTGGGAcccgagaatcgcgtttggtaaatttttgttctcgggaacgattttggacaagatttgagaataaaaaaaaaattgattatacGTCAGAGAATcggaaaaaagaatcaaaatgtaAAACCCTTGGTTGCCATCCGCCATcgctcgccgccgtccgccaccaCACTGCCACGCCCGCCGGTCGCCCGGTTCGCCGCCCGGTCGCCTGGTTCGCCGCCgatcgccggaggcaagcccggccaccggcgaggctgagcctcgcccgGATCACGGCGAGTgcgcggcgagcctcgccggtggcccgggcgagcctcgccatggtgggctgggcgagcctcgcccggagTGCCGGTGAGGCTCGCAGCCACGGCGGCCAGGGCCtcggcggggctgggcgagcctcgctcgaggtgccccggcgaggcttggcgcgcgaaggccgacctcgcccaggGTCGGTgacgctccggtgagcgtcgccggccctcgtgcGGCCGTCGCCGGTCAGGCGgcccggccaaatgaagaagaagaagaagaatagaaaaaaaaaagaaaaaaaaaaaaaaaaagaaaaaggaaaaagtaaaaaagtaaagaaattatttaaaaatcaaaagaaattaatttggaacggaatcaattaatacggtaccaaacgcaattctattccataatcaaaaattttaaacgaTTCTACCAAACGCTTTTACTCGGGAATCGGTTcaggaacataataaaaaataatcatttctagtcgaatcGGTTCAGGGAACGCAGAATCgttgccaaacgcgcccttactaAACTCAGTAGCTTAGGTTGGGAGAAAATAGCTCATAGATCTAAAACAAGATCGGGAGAGTTCAAACTCTTAATATAAAACTTGATTAGAAGAAAATGGCTCACAAATTTAAAttgcgagagaagagaaaattaacaAGGGATGGAGCCATGCCGaaagttgaagaagagagagggctTTAATGATTTGATTTACTAATGGCAGTCAAccgaaggttttttttttttgaagcagTCAACCTAGATATTGTAAGGTTTAATCTATATATCTTGAGAAACTATAGAgttatgaaaattattttcgattTCCAGCATTCCAGCATTTCGCTATGTATTTAATGCACGACAATGTTCACAACCGCAAGAACAACGGCACACGTGCACTTAACGGTTGCGGTTGAATTCTTAAATAGGTCAAAAGACTAAGTATACTGCATCCAAGCCTCAcaacaaaatttttctttttcggacATCATCAATTAGTTGCTAAAAATGCATTCTCATCGAAGATACGGCTGTCAAatgtcaaagaaagaaagggcaCCGGTTACATAGATTCTCGCGTAACGGCAACCTTTTCTAAGTCGAGTAACAGAGCGGGTAATTAGTTGGATCCCGAAGGATGCCAATGCATACTTTTCAATTCCAAACAAATGCCTACCATCAATGTCAAGTGAAACATATAACCAAGCAAACCCAAATCCCAAGTGCGGCAAAAAATGTATGTAATAATGATAGCAACAAGATAGCAAAAAGTCTAACACTTTAGAGTGGGGATTATTGagataattcaaataataaactgtacattcatctaacaacttaaacaTTTAACAACAATCGGTAATGGTCCCATAAAATCGTgcttgcccttttctttttttttgacaatattaCGTTGAGTagcaagacaaaaaaaatccaTTGACATGGTTAGTTTGATAGGGTAGGGCTTACTCCTGAGTTGTGTGGTCATGAGTTCGAAAAATCTAAGTTTCTCATCAACCTTAAGAAGCCCCGTTTCATTTGCGGCATGGGTTAGACTATGTTAAGGCATAGGATTACCTTAACTCTAGCCCACCGACACTTTGGTGAGGTGGCAATAACAAGCTCACTTAAATAAGTAATAGTTATATTCCAAATCGAATGTTTTATTGTATACATAAAACTCTTATGCTACCGCCCACGGGGTCACTGGCTCAATTCCGCCcttctttcctatcaaaattaAGACAAACAGAATGGCACGTGAAAGTAGAGACACCATTAACATGTTTTACAACAGTTGGAAGCTATATTAGATATAAATGATTAGTcaacttaagttttttttttttttttttttcgtactagtcaatataattttgtttatggaaagaaaaattgtatTCATTACTAAAAAGATACATAAGAATTGTACATATTTCATAACAAAGCAAATCGAAATAGAGCAAAGTCTAAAATCATTGTAGAGCAAagccaaatctagaaaaataaGGAGGATTAAAATAGCAATAGCGAGGTTAAGCATGCACTTGTTGTTCTgcaagaataaatttgtcagtAAAATAATTGGTGGCCAAACACTAAAAATCCCATTTTTTGTCAAAGTTTTATTCTCCATCTATGGCAATGCCAATTGACGATGCATGTTTAGATTTGGCTTCCTTTACACCATGGCCATATGGAGGTAATAAAACACGTTGAACAAGCACGTATCTAACATTTGGAAGAGCAAATTGTCGTGGTTCAATAATACATCACCATTTCTATAATTACAATTGAAGCTGGAGGTAGATGAATTGTAAACAGACAAAGCATAGAGCATTGAATTCTGAGAGCATTATTAAGCTCCTAACCTAGATGGTAAGAGAATAGCTCCCAAATCTAAAACTAAATCAAGCGAGTTCAAGCTCTTAAATATAAAACTAAACtaggagaagagagaagagagcttCTATGTCCAAACTAGAATAAAAGacaaaatgagaagaaaaaaatacaaacaaaatcaacatgagatggaggagagggtgagactagctcaaacCCTCCCCATGCTGGAGattgaagaagagagggaggactTTAAAGATTTGATTTACTAATGGCGATCAACCTAAGTCGGAAAAAGTAATTGCAAGGTTTACCTTATATATTCAAGAAATTTTAAagataggaaattattttcaatttctagaTTATCAATTCCAACATTACAGCATTTCGTTATGTATTAAATGCACGACAATGGTCATGATTAAAAGAATGACGGCACGCACTTAGCAACTGTGGTCAGATTCTTAAAGAGGTCAAAGATTGAGTTTACCATAATTACGTCTCGCGACAAAAGTTTTCTTTTCGGGACATCATCAATTAGTTGCTAAAACCGCATTTTCATCAAATAGACCGCTGTCAAATCTCCAAGAAATAAGGGCACTAGTTATATAGATTCTCACGTAACGACAGTCTTTCTAAGTCGAGTAACAAAGTGGTTGATGAAGCTGGATCCAATGCTTTCCATTTTCGAACAAGTACCTCCCATCAACGTCAAGCCAAAGATCACCACATGCATAACGAACCTAACCCAACCTAACAAGCAACCCAAATCCCAAAATCCCTGGCGCGGCGAAAATTGCACGTCACAAGACAACAGCAACGAGATAGCGAAAAGTCCAACGCTTTAAGATCGGCAGGCGGGAAAAAAAAACCCGTCTTCAAGCCTCGGTCGCAACGGAGCGCGACCCGTTCGGTCGCAATCGCATGCAGAGAAATCGACGGAAAGCAAACGAAAAGGCGGAATTCAACGCCAAACCTCGTCTCCGTGTCCGTTCAAACGCTGGAGCTCGCGACCGCAGCGACCGTCCCGCGTCGCGAACCGAAACCGACCTCCACGGAAAACGCGAACCCCCGCGTCACACCCTTATCTCGCCTTCCCTCCCACCCACCCTACCCCccaaaaaaagtacaaaatctTTTCGTAATTAAATTCGGAGAGGAGGCGCCCGTCCCGCTTTGCGCCTCACGGTTTCGAGCGCCGTGTCCTGCGTGACGCGAGCAATTTGATCGAAAacggtaaaaaaaaatgaaaaggaaagaagggaaAGTGAAACGCAAAGAGACaagcagaaagagagagaaagatagtGGGATGGGATAGTACAATCAGGGCTATCGGCATACGCATGAACCAAGCGTAGAAGGGGGAGTGTAGAGGGAaagatggggagagagagaaaaatggtAAATGCCATCTGTTGCTCGTGAGCAGGATTCGGGTTTCCCGAAGTAgtgctgctgccgctgccgctgccgctgctgctgctggtgctgcTCTTCTCGGTTCGCGCACGTTGCGATGACGGGGGAGTAATGAGGCCGAGAGCGCACGCGAAAACCCACTCCGCCTTTCATCCTTTTTGCCCTTCTTCCTtcggcggctcctcctcctctcgatCGTCTCCGCGAAAATTCGCCCTCCCCCCGCCTCCTCCGTCCCAAAACCCTAGCCCGAGATTCCGCCTCCGCCGGTCCTGCATGCGGATCGGGAGCTGCATTGCCCAGGTGAGCTCCTGCCTGCTCCGTCTAATCTGGGTTCTCGGTCCTCTCCAGCGCGGTAATGCGGTTTTCGCCGCCGGTTTCGAGCTCCGGCGCCCGTCATTTCCGCGGCGGAGACGCTGACTTCGTGGGGTTTTTCGGGGGCGGATTCGAGCGAGGATTTGGCTTTTTTGGGAGTGTCGTCGTTCTGGAGATGGCTTTACTTTGTTCTGGGAATGGGCTTTGTTTCGGTGATGACGGGTGTTTGCGTATTGCTCGTGTGGCTTCTTGCTCTCAATGACTTTGatgttcttgatcttttctttgCGACGATGATCGTAATTGTcgcctctctccctctccctcccgtCCACAATTCGTTGCCGAGCCTTTGCGACCTGAGCAATTCGGCAGGACGGAATGCTGAGATTGACGATAATGGTGGCTTGTCTAAATATGAACGAGAGGCGGTGACGTgcagactctctctctcactctctctcatgACTATAAGACATCATGCAGACCCCAGAAAACCCAGCTGCAGAGCAATAGATGAGAGTTTTTATCCAAAGATTCCAGCTTTAGGTGAATTACCACACGAATGTGTAGCCTCGGCTGTTATCTATGAGCATCATTGCATGTTTGGGCACGTGCCTGAATGAGGACCGGAGACCCTCAATTTGATTGAACGATCCTAAATCTTGGACCTTTTAGCAGACCGTAGAGGGCCTGGTCCACCTCATTTTCCCTCTGTATTTGCTACCGGTCGCTGCAGGTTTCCGTTGGTTTAGGAAGGATAGtccatctccttttttttcgtTAGTTATGCCAATTAAGGTGCACTCACCGTCATCTCCTGCATGAAATCCCATATAATGCGCTCACTACTAAGTAGTGAGCTGTGAATGGTCATGGAGATGTGGAGAAACATTCGCAGTCTAGTAATTCCGCCGGAGCTGACCCTAACATATCCACTTTACGGCTATCTCTATTTGCTTTGAGACTTGACTGTTAGCTTCTGTTTTTCAACAAACACGTGTCCCGTGTTCCATATGGAATTGCAAGGGCTGCATAAGAGACGTTTCTTTCTCTATATGCATTTGCACTTTGCTTGTTTGGATGTAAACGAACTCGCTGAGATTATGGTCTCTATTGGTTGATTAAATTGCTTAGTAATCAGATGCGGATTTTGGATCAAAGTTAGCATTCAATTATAGGAGAACTGTTCTCCATGTTATTTGATGACATGGCATGGTGATGTGATAGAGACCCGTTATTTATTCTCATGTCGCTTTTGCAGATAATTCTCCTGGCCACAATTGGCACTATGAAGTAAATCTAGCGGTTTAACTTACTTTAATAACCAACGCCGTTCCATCATTAAAATAGATTTGAACTTGTTATTCCAATGTGGTGAGATCATCTACGTGATTGCGTGTTTTTAACTTgtctaaaagaaagaaaagtctagGTAAATATGTTAAAATTACAACATTTATATGCGTAAACCTCATTTTTTGGCTGAGGTAGTGCATGTATTATAATGCTATGTGGTTTCTATCAATCACCACCTCACAGAACCTGTTTTCCGAGTGGTTTCTTAGCCAAACTGACTTGATTTGATAATGGATAAATCCTTAAAAGGAAGTTACACTACATCGGGAATGATTGGTCCGGTGGGACCCTATAAAAACTACAATACCACTCTTAGGTTTCCAAGGCAATAATGGGAAGTTAGATTACGCTAAGTGGTGGAGTCAATATCTCTCTATGAATGGGAATGGTTCAAATGGAAAGCATAGATATTGCATATATGGCTGTATGAGATCCCCGTtgatttgtcttcttccttgatttgcAAACTGATTTAACTGTATGGAGTAATTTACCCATATTCTAAGTAGTCCAGCAGCATCTTCATTCAGAAGTAACAATTCAAAGCAGCAGGTCTGTgctttattttccatttgctgCGGATGTTCTTTCTAGCTCAGACTCCAGTTTCTCGTTTGCTTGAGAAATCATCACAAAGAGTAGATGACTTAGTTGTTATTGAAATAAACAACACCTCGGAAGAACAATATTCTATTAGTTAGGAAACCTTCTGCGAACATATTTATAGATATTAGCTCAATTCTATAGGTACTTCCGGCATGTGGAGACCACTGACTCCTAAGTTTTTCTCTGTTCTAAATTTGAATACTTACCTTTACATTCCCTTTCTTAACCAATTTTACCTGGGACTTGGATCAACTAGGTAAGTGGAAACATGTTCTGAGGGTATTAtccttttgccaatttagttggGACAAGATTAGACTGGTTGAGTTCAGGACCATATATCTAAACTATGCCAGATGCATGCCTATGGAACCATGTTAAATGATGAATTCATGACTgcaatttcagatttaaataACATCACAATTAGAATTATTAATGGTTTCCATGGACCAAAACGAAAGTTCTGTTTCAGCATTCCCGATTCATATCCTATGCTTTAATTGTATGCAGATTATTGGTGATTGGTTAGTATGATGCTATGAAATTTGTGAGTGCTTAAGTTGGATTGGTTGTCGAAGACAACGGAAACAATTTGTTGCTGAGTTACTCGTGTTTTTACTCCCATGTTATTGTATTATCTCTGAATCTTATCTTTTAGATTCTTCTTGTTTTATATGACATTCTTTAGGGATTCCTGCTGATCTAGACTTATGGTTGTACTGTATGGAAGACAACTTTTACCAAAGCACTGTTGCTTTATGAAAGTTCTGAGAGAGGCGTTCCAGGTGAAACTTTAACCGGGGTTGCATTCTGCCTCTTCAAAATAATGATGATCCTTAATGGAGCAAGGGACTGAAGAGGCTGGGGAcaaattgtaatttttccatgtTGCGGGCATTGTGCTGACTAACAACATGGAGGACCCCTGTGATGATGGTTTTGAGGGTTCAAATGATGAGCTTAGTATTTTTAGAGAGGTGCTTTTTGGAAATTACACCAGTGACAGAAAGAAAATGTCACCATCCGTTGGACCTATTGACTTTGAGTCTGAATCTTGTAAAAACATGGATCTCTCAGTCTGTTCTAATGGTGAAAGTTCTGCTCTGACCAGTCTCTCTGCTTCTAAAATTACTTCCTGCGAGAAATCTTTTGTTGTAGAAGAAGATCCCGGAAAGATTTCCAGTTTCACAGATAAGAATGACCAAGTATCTTGTGTAAAGGGGATTGAATTTCCAGCAGATCAGCTTGCTAGTCCTGTGCCTGACTTGAAGAGAGGTTTCAGTCCATCATGCTGCTCTAACAAGAATATTTGTGGCATGTCTGGTCAAGAGAAATTCATTGTGGCAGAATCTTCCAGTAAGGGGGTTGCATACAACTCCTATGTGCTAAAAGAGCTCATGCAAGTGGACAGAGAAGCTTGTGTGGGAAATACCAGTACTTCAAACTGTCGAGCTATAGGTTCATATTGTAATGGTAGTATGGAATTTGCTGTAAAGAAAGCTATTGCTTCACCTGCTTCACAGGAGAGCATCGCAAACAGAATAGTTGCAGCAAGCCCATCTGCTAATGCTGCTGACAAGTCTAGTCCCCTGCTTGCTGACGAAAGGCCAATTGCTTATGATTTTCCTCCACTTGGTGTATCCGATAGTTCTTCCATTGCCAAGGAACCTCGCCGTCTTCTCCATCTCCATGCTTTTCACTTACTTATGGCAGCGGGATGGCTTATCACCATGCATCAAAGACCTAGTAGGCGTTATACAGAGTACAAATTTCGATCACCTGCAGGGAGGTCATTCCGTGAATTCTCTAAAGCATGGATATCATGTGGACAAATGTTACTGGCCAATCGATGTGCTTTGGTGCGGGAAGATGAGAGTACAGAATGGAATGATTTCAGTTTATTCCTGTCAGATTTGACAAAGTTGTTGTTGAGTATTGAGAAAGAACTAAATCAGTCAGAATTGTCTAACTCATTGGCTCATCGCTGGAATCTCTTAGATCCCTTTGTGGCAGTAGTGTTCATTGATAAGAAAATTGGTATACTAAGAAAAGGTGAAGTAGTAAAAGTAAGACCGAGTTTGCTCACTGACATGAACAGGAAAAGAAATGCTGCTTTGGCTGtgaagaaaaatgatatctgTGGAGACTTCTTCTCTGCGAGCCAAATTTCAGGCTTCCTTGGCGATTCATCTCAGGCCTGTGGAAGCGAGTTGGCGGATGTTGATGGGAACTGCTTTGCCTCTGCAAAGCTATCTTGCACTGGCCGTTCCTCAGGATATGGCATACAAAGAACTGATGGGAGTCATGGGACTTTTTTGACTGGGATGTCTTTCCGTACGGGTGATAGTGGCATCACTCCTTTTATCCAAACTGCTGATGTGACCGCAAATTACTCTCAGGGGGACAAACTCTGCAACCCAGATCCCCTACCATTACCACCTCCTGGTCCTGATGGTGGCACTTCATCTGGCCATACCCTGTATTATTGTCCTGCTTATTCGGAAAGTGTAAGTGTTCCGCTTGAAGGATTTAGAACAGTGTCCCATCTGGGTGTGGATGGCAAGTCGAATTGCTTGGGCTGCAATGAAGGGGGTTCCGAGCATGACATGGAGAGACATAAGCAGGTTTTGGAAGATGTATCATTGGTGACCTGTGAAGATAAAGGAGAGTCATTTAAGGACCAAGATGCTATTAAGATGAGAATAAATCCGGCAGCCTTCCCTTGTCAATGTTCCAGGtattttgcttcttgttttccAGACAGTTGCAAATCATGCGAACCTTTGTCTGATATGAATAATTTGGTTTATTCGGAAGATAAATCTAAATGTCATCCACCTTATTCACTTCACAGAGTTGAACCAGGTGTAGCCATCTTATTGAATTCTGGAGCTGTCGAGCAGTCTGGGCATGGCAAAGAAGTGGACTGTAGTGATGTTCCGGCAGATGTtagtttgagaaagaaaatgagaaggaaGTCAAAGAAGATATCTGAAATAAAGTCAGCAACATCAGACCAGGATGATATAATGGGTGTGACTTTGCCGACCAAGGCTGAGTCTCCAGGTATTGGTACAGACAGCCCTCACTTGGAGTTTAATGAGATTCAGGATCTTTTGGCAACAGAAGGAAGATTTAAAGGAGGTTGCAAGTCCTCATGTTTCAGCCTTCCCGGGTTCCAGAGTGAGAAGAGAAAGCTGAAATATAAGAAGATTAGCCGAGAATGTGATACTTCGAAAAATagatcaaagaaaagaaagtgtgATATTGAAGATGATGAGCTGCTTGTCTCAGCAATAATGAAAAACCAAGAAGTCAGTGGAAGTGCTTCCAAATCCATGCCTAAAACCAAGTGTCGCAGAATAAAGGCCCGGAGGATGCTGAAGAGGCAGAAGGGTGCGTGCAAGTTGCGTCCAAGGAATTTCGGGAAGGGGGGCAAACTCTCAATGGATGGGAGTTCCTTACTTGGTGCTAGAACTGTTTTGTCATGGTTGATAAATTCTGGAGTAATTTCTCATAATGATGTTATCCAATACCGTGATCTTAAAGACAATACTGTGAAGAAGGATGGTCGGGTCACTTGGAATGGCATCATTTGCCAGTGCTGTACTATGGTGCtatcaatttctcaattcaaGATTCATGCGGGGTTCAAGAAGAATCGTCCATGCATGAACCTTTTTATGGAATCAGGTGAGCCATTTGTCTTGTGTGTTCTTGAGGCCTGGTCATCTGAATATAAGTTGAGGAAAAGTGGAAAGCCAAGTGTACAAGTTGACAACAATGATCCAAATGATGATTCTTGTGGAATCTGTGGTGATGGGGGTGAATTGATTTGCTGTGACAACTGTCCCTCTACTTTCCATCAAGCTTGCTTGCTGAAGGAGGTATGTCATGTGTCTGTTTCACATTTGCTTTGTTGGTTCACTTCCTTAAGTACTGCCCTTTAAAACTACGGTTAAGACATAAAAGTGGACAACCTCATAACGAATCCTCTTTTTTTGGCCAAGCAAACATCTATTGGGATCAGGAACTTTCCTTATATTAAAGTAGGTTTACAA
The window above is part of the Eucalyptus grandis isolate ANBG69807.140 chromosome 6, ASM1654582v1, whole genome shotgun sequence genome. Proteins encoded here:
- the LOC104448529 gene encoding increased DNA methylation 1 gives rise to the protein MEDPCDDGFEGSNDELSIFREVLFGNYTSDRKKMSPSVGPIDFESESCKNMDLSVCSNGESSALTSLSASKITSCEKSFVVEEDPGKISSFTDKNDQVSCVKGIEFPADQLASPVPDLKRGFSPSCCSNKNICGMSGQEKFIVAESSSKGVAYNSYVLKELMQVDREACVGNTSTSNCRAIGSYCNGSMEFAVKKAIASPASQESIANRIVAASPSANAADKSSPLLADERPIAYDFPPLGVSDSSSIAKEPRRLLHLHAFHLLMAAGWLITMHQRPSRRYTEYKFRSPAGRSFREFSKAWISCGQMLLANRCALVREDESTEWNDFSLFLSDLTKLLLSIEKELNQSELSNSLAHRWNLLDPFVAVVFIDKKIGILRKGEVVKVRPSLLTDMNRKRNAALAVKKNDICGDFFSASQISGFLGDSSQACGSELADVDGNCFASAKLSCTGRSSGYGIQRTDGSHGTFLTGMSFRTGDSGITPFIQTADVTANYSQGDKLCNPDPLPLPPPGPDGGTSSGHTLYYCPAYSESVSVPLEGFRTVSHLGVDGKSNCLGCNEGGSEHDMERHKQVLEDVSLVTCEDKGESFKDQDAIKMRINPAAFPCQCSRVEPGVAILLNSGAVEQSGHGKEVDCSDVPADVSLRKKMRRKSKKISEIKSATSDQDDIMGVTLPTKAESPGIGTDSPHLEFNEIQDLLATEGRFKGGCKSSCFSLPGFQSEKRKLKYKKISRECDTSKNRSKKRKCDIEDDELLVSAIMKNQEVSGSASKSMPKTKCRRIKARRMLKRQKGACKLRPRNFGKGGKLSMDGSSLLGARTVLSWLINSGVISHNDVIQYRDLKDNTVKKDGRVTWNGIICQCCTMVLSISQFKIHAGFKKNRPCMNLFMESGEPFVLCVLEAWSSEYKLRKSGKPSVQVDNNDPNDDSCGICGDGGELICCDNCPSTFHQACLLKEDLPEGKWYCPNCTCRICGCLVDDKKASSNGALKCLQCEHKYHESCMKEKNVDLEITDGWFCGEGCQEVYSGLHSRIGLINHIEDGFTWTLLRCIHDDQKVPSAQGFALKAECNSKLAVALTIMEECFVSMLDPRTGIDMIPHVLYNWGSDFARLNFRGFYTMVLEKDDVLISAACVRIHGIAVAEMPLIATCSKYRRQGMCRRLMTAIEKLLVSFGVEKLVIAAIPDLVQTWTEGFGFKNVEKDEKEALNKINLMVFPGTVLLKKSLYTNQKAEALSECELTTKSVQSAETCYANDEEADAREVSPNEGELLQGTELTNGIGQGVCDATQNFALADETSHLPITAGISSKEEPAVNCVHPSEENCHKDEPKGAEEPSEFCQTETAESIQVSESTCCASLVSRMDTEDLLVVIGQETSSWDQFSKPSCDGPLVSPGEKEKQTSGRRCNVDTMMVYDQTQLSCGEEARKACELYGK